The Caminicella sporogenes DSM 14501 region AAATGGAAATTGTATCTAAAAAAGAAAATATAGATGTAAACATTTTAAGACAAAAAATTGCTGAAGGTAAAATTGTAATTCCTGCAAACAAAAACCATAAATCTCTAAACCCTGAAGGTGTTGGAGAAGGTCTTAGAACAAAAATAAACGTCAATTTAGGCATATCAAAAGACTGCTGCAATATAGAAAAAGAACTTGAAAAAGCAAGAGTAGCAATAGAAATGAAAGCTGAAGCCATAATGGACCTAAGCTGTTATGGAAAAACTGAAGAATTCAGAAAAAAATTAATTAATATGTCTACTGCAATGATTGGTACTGTACCTGTTTACGATGCAGTAGGTTTTTATGATAAAGAATTAAAAGATATATCTTCTGAAGAATTTTTAAAAGTTATAGAAAAACATGCTGAAGATGGCGTTGATTTTATGACAATCCATGCTGGAATCAATAGAGAAACTGCTGAAGTTTTTAAAAGAAATAAACGACTCACAAATATAGTCTCAAGAGGCGGCTCCTTACTATATGCTTGGATGGAACTTAATGATAGAGAAAATCCATTTTATGAACACTTCGATAAGATTTTAGATATATGCGAAAAGTATGATGTAACTATAAGTCTTGGTGATGCATGCAGACCGGGAAGTATTAATGATGCTACAGATGCAAGTCAAATTAAAGAACTTATAGTTTTAGGAGAACTTACTAAAAGAGCTTGGGAAAGAAACGTTCAAATTATAATAGAAGGTCCCGGACATATGCCAATAAATGAAATTGCTGCCAACATGCTACTTGAAAAAAAATTATGCCATGGAGCTCCCTTTTATGTTCTAGGACCAATTGTTACTGATATTGCCCCAGGTTATGACCATATAACAAGTGCCATAGGTGGTGCTATTGCAGCTGCAAACGGTGCTGACTTTTTATGCTATGTTACTCCTGCAGAGCATCTTAGGCTTCCAACTCTCGAAGATATGAAAGAAGGAATAATAGCCACCAAAATAGCTGCTCATGCTGCAGATATAGCTAAAAACATAAAAGGTGCAAAAAAATGGGATTATGAAATGAGTAAAGCTAGACAAAATTTAGATTGGGAAAAAATGTTTAAGCTAGCTATCGACCCTGAAAAAACAAGAAAGTACCGAAAAGAATCAATGCCTCAGCATGAAGATAGTTGCAGCATGTGTGGAAAAATGTGTTCTATGAGAAATATGAATAAAGTAATGAAAGGTAAAAATATAAATATTCTCAGAGAGGACGACTAATGTGCTTTATCTCATTACTAATAGAAAAATAATCAAACAAGGTAACCTCTATAGCATTGTTGAAAGTGCTGTAATCGGAGGAATAGATAGAGTTATATTAAGAGAAAAAGATTTATCATATGAAAAACTCCTTCTTACAGCATCCA contains the following coding sequences:
- the thiC gene encoding phosphomethylpyrimidine synthase ThiC, which translates into the protein MNYTTQMDAAKKGIITKEMEIVSKKENIDVNILRQKIAEGKIVIPANKNHKSLNPEGVGEGLRTKINVNLGISKDCCNIEKELEKARVAIEMKAEAIMDLSCYGKTEEFRKKLINMSTAMIGTVPVYDAVGFYDKELKDISSEEFLKVIEKHAEDGVDFMTIHAGINRETAEVFKRNKRLTNIVSRGGSLLYAWMELNDRENPFYEHFDKILDICEKYDVTISLGDACRPGSINDATDASQIKELIVLGELTKRAWERNVQIIIEGPGHMPINEIAANMLLEKKLCHGAPFYVLGPIVTDIAPGYDHITSAIGGAIAAANGADFLCYVTPAEHLRLPTLEDMKEGIIATKIAAHAADIAKNIKGAKKWDYEMSKARQNLDWEKMFKLAIDPEKTRKYRKESMPQHEDSCSMCGKMCSMRNMNKVMKGKNINILREDD